A genomic segment from Corylus avellana chromosome ca5, CavTom2PMs-1.0 encodes:
- the LOC132180391 gene encoding ATP-dependent 6-phosphofructokinase 5, chloroplastic-like has product MGRSSGYIAMHASLASRQINICLIPEVSFNLHGPHGVLSHLKYLIETKGSAVICVAEGAGQNFLQKTNAKDASGNIVFGDFGVHIQQEVGGCILTNFMWS; this is encoded by the exons ATGGGCCGTAGCAGTGGCTATATAGCTATGCATGCATCCCTAGCTAGTAGACAAATTAACATATGTTTGATTCCTGAG gtatcttttaatttgcacgggcctcatggtgttttgagtcatctgaAATACCTGATTGAGACAAAGGGTTCGGCTGTTATATGTGTCGCAGAGGGAGCAGGGCAG aattttcttcagaaaactaatgctaaagatgcgtctgggaacattgtatttggagatttcggtgtccacattcaacaagaggttggtggttgtattttgactaatttcatgtGGTCTTGA